A region of Maridesulfovibrio sp. DNA encodes the following proteins:
- a CDS encoding sigma-54 dependent transcriptional regulator produces MIDDFAFDDIDDFYPAPSRTEELTPQDRLNENIARIELLKIKVMTLSCITHEDQVSFINDLDTLREAFVQSTLPGPASPAGAVSMGKISGAGTDALEIEGILGNSQPIQKIIRTLSRVAATDMTMLLEGETGCGKELFARIIHLNSNRRNFLAVNCGAFAPNIIESELFGHVKGAFTGAVSDRNGKFVEADGGTLFLDEIGELELSAQVKLLRVLETGEVQRVGSEKTTRTDIRVVAATNRNLVRMVHEGSFREDLYYRINTCPIIIPPLRDRRDEIPVLLKYFLEDFCKHGNRNMPEIDKDLYSYILNDYPFPGNIRELKNLAQFIYCIYDGTTPVTIEDIPAHYRSTIVKEMMNEENEQLDLLQARQDAEVASLIKFLEKNKGNIVKTCAELNISRSRAYQLFNKYEIVPSDFRR; encoded by the coding sequence ATGATAGATGATTTTGCTTTCGATGACATAGACGACTTCTACCCGGCCCCTTCGCGGACAGAAGAACTCACTCCGCAGGATAGACTGAATGAAAACATCGCCCGGATAGAGCTGCTTAAAATAAAGGTCATGACTCTTTCGTGCATCACCCATGAAGATCAAGTATCGTTTATTAACGATCTGGACACGCTGCGGGAAGCATTTGTGCAATCAACACTCCCCGGACCGGCATCCCCGGCGGGTGCAGTTTCCATGGGGAAGATATCCGGGGCCGGAACTGATGCGCTGGAAATTGAAGGTATTCTCGGAAATTCTCAGCCTATCCAAAAGATTATACGCACTCTCTCCAGAGTTGCAGCTACAGACATGACCATGCTTCTGGAAGGTGAAACCGGATGCGGTAAAGAACTCTTTGCCCGTATCATCCACCTGAATTCCAACCGCAGAAACTTTTTGGCGGTTAACTGCGGGGCCTTTGCCCCAAACATCATTGAGTCCGAGCTTTTCGGCCATGTGAAAGGGGCATTCACCGGAGCAGTCTCAGACCGCAACGGAAAATTTGTAGAAGCGGATGGCGGCACACTCTTCCTTGATGAAATAGGTGAACTTGAACTTTCCGCACAAGTAAAACTTCTGCGTGTGCTTGAGACAGGTGAAGTGCAGCGCGTGGGCTCTGAAAAAACTACCCGCACCGATATCAGGGTAGTTGCGGCTACAAACCGCAATCTTGTCCGCATGGTGCATGAGGGTTCATTCCGGGAAGACCTGTACTACCGCATAAACACCTGCCCCATTATTATTCCCCCCTTGCGGGATAGGCGCGACGAAATCCCGGTCCTGCTTAAATACTTTCTGGAAGACTTCTGCAAGCATGGGAACAGGAATATGCCTGAAATTGATAAGGATCTATATTCTTATATACTCAATGACTACCCTTTCCCCGGCAATATCCGCGAACTTAAAAATCTGGCCCAGTTCATCTACTGCATATACGATGGCACCACCCCGGTGACCATAGAAGATATCCCGGCCCATTACCGATCTACAATTGTGAAGGAAATGATGAACGAAGAGAACGAACAGCTGGACTTGCTCCAAGCCCGTCAGGATGCAGAAGTAGCTTCGCTTATAAAATTTCTTGAGAAAAACAAAGGGAATATCGTCAAGACCTGTGCCGAATTGAACATTTCCCGTTCACGGGCCTACCAACTGTTCAATAAGTATGAAATCGTCCCGTCTGATTTCCGCCGCTGA
- a CDS encoding adenylate/guanylate cyclase domain-containing protein, whose protein sequence is MLHLETAQLKKYLPAILIANALVVSLLICFAGSRGYFSTVQELILDNVQGLRSRISPPPPADVAIIGISDQTFREEEFRKPFLLWHKDLAALVGGMQAAGAKVIGLDFLLPDVLFDDYVPGYSKVWLKAILKSKMSGTPVVTGFMDLGSSVIAPHSYFLQALGKNNCGYFNLTTDDDGVIRRQNLWIKNGEGKVIDSFSLAALKAAGIKIENLPHQLRINYRPESHFKIFEFAEITRRIKDNDLEYLRKNFANKIVFVGAMDIRNQDRHPTPLFNFTERKSRKSPGVLIQAQILETMLDDQHFQDLSQLQKWGTIFLLALLASGLVVLAPPKLTFIWAPLLIVGYITASGYAFFNYTVLPAASGSFAIVLSYILSILLKEGVLSAEQRRLKKIFQRYLPASVAESLLEQNDADFFKGDYRRLCILFSDVRSFTTYSENRSPREIVNRLNRYFESMAEIVNNHGGVVDKFIGDGLLAFFGVLDSDTSPSMSGVKAAMEMQQTLIELNREWTNAGEVEFRIGIGLHTGDVMVGNIGSKYKAEFTVIGDAVNLASRLESMTKTVGASILVSEAVQEDIKDLVEVESCGKVKIKGRKEEYVYAVRENMFNTEEK, encoded by the coding sequence ATGCTACACTTGGAAACAGCACAGCTGAAAAAATACCTGCCTGCCATTCTTATTGCGAATGCTCTGGTAGTATCACTACTCATATGTTTTGCGGGTTCGCGGGGATATTTCAGCACTGTTCAGGAACTCATTCTTGATAACGTGCAAGGTCTCCGGTCCCGGATAAGCCCTCCTCCACCCGCTGATGTAGCGATAATCGGCATAAGCGACCAGACTTTCAGGGAAGAAGAATTCCGCAAGCCTTTCCTTCTCTGGCACAAAGATCTGGCCGCTTTGGTCGGGGGAATGCAGGCTGCCGGGGCAAAGGTTATCGGGCTGGACTTCCTCCTGCCCGATGTCCTTTTTGATGATTACGTTCCCGGATACAGTAAGGTCTGGCTCAAAGCCATATTAAAATCAAAAATGTCCGGCACCCCGGTAGTGACCGGCTTCATGGATCTAGGCAGTTCTGTAATTGCCCCCCACTCCTACTTTCTGCAGGCTCTGGGTAAAAACAACTGCGGCTATTTTAACCTGACCACAGATGATGACGGTGTAATCAGGCGCCAGAATCTATGGATTAAAAACGGAGAAGGTAAAGTTATAGACAGTTTCTCTCTGGCAGCCTTAAAAGCTGCCGGAATAAAAATAGAGAATCTGCCCCACCAGCTACGCATCAACTACAGGCCGGAATCCCATTTCAAGATATTTGAATTCGCAGAAATAACCCGCAGGATAAAAGATAATGACCTTGAATACCTGCGCAAAAATTTTGCAAATAAAATAGTCTTTGTTGGAGCCATGGACATCCGCAATCAGGACCGCCACCCGACCCCCCTTTTTAATTTCACAGAACGCAAATCCCGCAAATCACCCGGAGTGCTCATTCAGGCCCAGATATTGGAGACAATGCTGGACGACCAGCATTTTCAGGATCTTTCACAGCTGCAAAAATGGGGAACCATTTTCCTGCTCGCGCTCCTTGCCAGTGGTTTGGTAGTTCTTGCTCCACCAAAGCTGACCTTTATCTGGGCACCGTTGCTCATTGTCGGCTACATCACGGCCAGTGGGTACGCTTTTTTCAATTACACCGTCCTACCGGCTGCATCAGGTTCGTTTGCCATAGTTTTGAGCTATATTCTCTCTATCCTGCTTAAGGAAGGCGTTCTCAGTGCCGAGCAGCGCAGGTTGAAAAAAATTTTCCAGCGTTATCTTCCGGCTTCTGTAGCTGAAAGCCTGCTGGAACAAAATGATGCAGATTTTTTCAAAGGAGATTACCGCCGCCTGTGCATCCTTTTTTCCGATGTACGCAGCTTTACCACGTACTCGGAAAACAGGTCTCCCAGAGAAATCGTCAACAGGCTCAACCGTTATTTTGAGTCCATGGCAGAAATCGTCAATAATCATGGGGGGGTTGTAGATAAATTTATCGGCGATGGACTACTGGCTTTTTTCGGTGTGCTTGATTCCGACACCTCCCCCAGCATGAGCGGGGTGAAAGCGGCCATGGAGATGCAACAAACCCTGATCGAACTGAACCGCGAATGGACAAATGCCGGGGAGGTTGAATTCAGAATAGGTATCGGCCTGCACACCGGCGATGTGATGGTCGGTAATATCGGCAGCAAATACAAGGCTGAATTCACTGTCATTGGAGATGCTGTGAACCTTGCTTCAAGATTGGAAAGCATGACAAAAACCGTAGGTGCTTCCATTCTTGTCAGTGAAGCGGTACAAGAAGATATAAAAGACCTTGTAGAAGTGGAGTCATGTGGCAAGGTAAAAATTAAAGGCCGCAAAGAGGAATATGTCTACGCGGTCCGCGAAAACATGTTCAATACGGAGGAAAAATGA
- a CDS encoding DUF4384 domain-containing protein has product MAADKNDEKTYVPNDNDDESTAVNINAEQPADESALDEFSSLLDMDEDSPLPEAAEEPESSPEPPSEPAPQNNPEPDDDKTQLFAEADEPAEPEPEPEPEPEPAEQKTPEPQTEKQSSQTEDKADPPTKIGQILQSISEEDSSGASKSPTFRTPKKTAPPEPPKKEKPKPAPAPKAQVKPEPKKKKSGSMMIMLAVVLVLALAGGGAYFFLSKDSSEEPVVEDIQVTETIPEPEPTPEEAPEMTTESAPEPEPLQGKTAVGQEKPPVAEEMVEEESVIAEPSEQETVMQQEPAPAEIAEQVEEKPAPLPAPDLQEWGVVFAVSGSGSSASSALSDARSNADAELQGILEQIKEESPIPVSPNAISGIEFLGKEEKNINGNTESTVLARASYTLGAENEPSERVVPVLTSRIWTDSKTYHEAEKISVNLRTNRNCHGVAVFVANSGEIVRLLPNENRKIESFEADREYIIPGKGDAFSLEVAPPFGEDRIIFYAASQPLGKIKWTDVGNGLAIYSGSLSQFENKLFNLSTVEGKPVWTSKSVWNITTEK; this is encoded by the coding sequence ATGGCTGCAGATAAAAATGATGAAAAAACATATGTACCTAATGATAACGATGACGAAAGCACTGCTGTAAATATCAATGCGGAACAACCCGCTGACGAAAGTGCTTTAGATGAATTTTCATCCCTGCTGGACATGGACGAGGATTCTCCTCTGCCCGAAGCAGCAGAGGAACCGGAATCAAGTCCTGAGCCGCCGTCAGAACCGGCCCCTCAGAACAATCCCGAACCTGACGATGACAAAACGCAGCTCTTTGCCGAAGCGGATGAGCCTGCGGAACCTGAACCTGAACCTGAACCTGAACCTGAACCGGCTGAGCAAAAGACCCCGGAACCGCAAACCGAAAAACAATCGTCACAGACAGAAGACAAAGCTGATCCTCCGACCAAGATTGGCCAAATACTTCAATCCATATCTGAAGAAGACAGCTCCGGTGCGTCTAAAAGCCCGACTTTCCGTACTCCGAAAAAGACTGCGCCACCTGAGCCCCCGAAGAAAGAAAAGCCAAAACCAGCTCCGGCACCCAAGGCACAGGTCAAACCCGAGCCCAAAAAGAAAAAATCCGGCAGCATGATGATTATGCTGGCAGTTGTTCTTGTTTTGGCTCTTGCCGGCGGTGGAGCATATTTTTTCCTGTCCAAAGACAGTTCTGAAGAACCCGTTGTAGAAGATATACAAGTAACCGAAACCATCCCCGAACCGGAACCGACTCCGGAAGAGGCTCCGGAAATGACCACGGAATCGGCTCCAGAACCTGAGCCTCTTCAGGGAAAAACCGCAGTCGGTCAGGAAAAACCTCCCGTAGCGGAAGAAATGGTAGAAGAAGAGTCTGTCATTGCGGAACCTTCCGAACAGGAAACCGTGATGCAGCAGGAGCCTGCTCCCGCAGAAATAGCTGAACAGGTGGAGGAAAAACCTGCACCGCTTCCTGCACCGGACTTACAGGAGTGGGGGGTTGTGTTTGCGGTTTCCGGAAGTGGCAGCAGTGCATCATCCGCACTTTCCGATGCAAGGAGCAACGCCGACGCAGAGCTGCAGGGAATTCTGGAACAGATCAAGGAGGAATCCCCGATCCCCGTATCCCCGAATGCGATTTCCGGAATTGAATTTCTCGGCAAAGAAGAAAAGAACATTAACGGCAATACGGAATCCACCGTTCTGGCAAGGGCAAGTTACACCCTTGGCGCCGAAAATGAGCCCTCTGAACGAGTGGTTCCGGTGTTGACATCGCGGATATGGACCGACTCCAAAACCTATCATGAAGCCGAAAAGATCAGCGTAAACCTAAGAACCAACCGCAATTGTCACGGTGTCGCCGTTTTTGTGGCCAACAGTGGTGAAATTGTACGACTGCTGCCCAACGAAAACAGAAAAATCGAGTCTTTCGAAGCAGACCGAGAATACATAATCCCCGGTAAAGGTGATGCATTCAGCCTTGAAGTAGCTCCTCCCTTTGGCGAGGACCGAATCATTTTCTACGCTGCCAGCCAACCTCTGGGTAAAATAAAATGGACTGATGTAGGTAACGGACTGGCTATTTACTCCGGGTCCCTTTCACAATTCGAAAATAAACTCTTTAACCTGTCCACAGTTGAAGGCAAACCGGTCTGGACCAGTAAATCGGTTTGGAACATAACGACTGAAAAGTAG
- a CDS encoding caspase family protein, with product MKNKYIISSAVIILLSAFFIDSAHARFPSRGAQAARMTRSAISRALDLRIRPTLNFEKIIAGPVSSLALSADEHYLVTVIGKNKLRLWDLNAGREVAVSSAAQGDIINVEISPDSTLCFYTCSDGSVHSWNLKTLESKVYKSCPPSNLIAFHKDGRVAVGGLKGELSQFNPADSKNISIHKIGDSPFQAIEINEAGQVLLATGKSIYIVDKASSNVVDKISTGTTPTAIACDGNTLIWGTKKGQLVVWNLKTNSQANIYKKINGTITSIDINSKSRKTVCGTEDGRLYSVNLKNGKTEEIGGHSQKITFVRMDNIAENALTASEDGTCKLWNLKSKQLQLTMVSAIDGWAVVDSKGRFDGTQAALEGVEWQDGEHVININKFSQVYYEPNLLPRVMGGKSSELKDVDTVSEGIHLAANVEINGKARGGQDAIIRVVGSDQQGSGIRDVKLYQNGKRVSDGKGKTTTKETEDGKKELISEYNVTLGSGENVFSAVAVNDEQLESDPAEIVIKSGRPEAKRNIWIVTIGVNKYAIADLNLDYARPDAQSLYKYFDENTQLMVNKKKLLALYDEKASSQSINKVFNTLQYIPRDDLVVIYMAGHGIIVDDEWYFLPSNINAASEEQVLKNGISTKELKQHVESVGADRVVLFLDACQSGGALSPIKNFKGIKSLRMLARDVGVHILAATDREQFAVELESLGHGVFTYSLLHALDGKNIKSKTDDQIITIREIMTAVEREVPALSKKFANYAQFPVSHSRGNDFNLLKK from the coding sequence ATGAAAAACAAATATATTATCAGCAGTGCAGTAATAATCCTTCTCAGCGCATTTTTCATAGATTCGGCCCATGCACGATTCCCTTCCCGTGGAGCTCAGGCCGCAAGAATGACCCGGTCTGCAATTTCCCGGGCACTTGACCTCAGAATAAGGCCGACATTGAATTTCGAAAAAATCATTGCCGGTCCGGTCTCCTCACTGGCCTTGAGTGCGGATGAACATTATCTGGTAACCGTCATAGGGAAAAACAAACTGCGCTTATGGGACCTGAACGCAGGACGGGAAGTTGCTGTCAGCAGTGCGGCACAAGGGGACATTATCAATGTGGAAATTTCTCCTGACTCCACACTCTGCTTTTATACCTGCTCAGACGGTTCTGTTCACTCTTGGAATCTTAAGACGCTTGAATCCAAAGTCTACAAATCCTGCCCGCCATCCAATTTAATCGCCTTCCATAAGGACGGCCGGGTGGCTGTAGGAGGTCTTAAAGGTGAATTGAGCCAGTTCAACCCCGCAGACAGCAAAAATATCAGTATCCATAAGATAGGGGACAGCCCCTTTCAGGCCATAGAAATAAACGAGGCCGGCCAGGTCCTGCTTGCGACCGGCAAATCTATTTATATTGTCGACAAAGCATCCAGCAACGTTGTGGATAAGATTTCTACCGGCACCACTCCAACAGCCATAGCCTGCGACGGCAACACCCTCATCTGGGGAACTAAAAAAGGCCAGCTTGTGGTGTGGAACCTTAAGACAAACAGTCAGGCCAATATTTATAAGAAAATAAACGGAACAATCACCAGTATTGATATAAACAGTAAAAGCAGAAAAACAGTCTGCGGTACAGAAGACGGGAGATTGTACTCTGTAAACCTCAAGAACGGTAAGACTGAGGAAATCGGCGGACACTCCCAAAAAATTACTTTTGTACGCATGGATAACATTGCGGAAAATGCCCTCACTGCTTCTGAAGACGGAACATGCAAACTCTGGAACCTGAAATCAAAACAACTTCAACTGACAATGGTCTCAGCTATCGACGGCTGGGCTGTCGTAGACAGTAAGGGACGTTTCGACGGCACTCAGGCTGCATTGGAGGGAGTCGAATGGCAGGACGGAGAACACGTCATCAATATCAATAAATTCTCTCAGGTTTACTATGAGCCGAACCTGCTGCCACGGGTCATGGGCGGTAAATCCTCCGAGCTGAAAGACGTTGATACTGTTTCCGAAGGAATTCACCTTGCGGCCAATGTTGAAATTAACGGTAAGGCCAGAGGCGGGCAGGACGCAATTATCCGTGTTGTAGGCAGTGATCAGCAAGGTAGCGGTATCCGTGATGTAAAATTGTACCAGAACGGGAAACGTGTTTCCGACGGCAAGGGAAAAACCACTACAAAGGAAACTGAAGACGGTAAAAAAGAACTGATCAGTGAATACAATGTAACCCTTGGCAGCGGAGAAAACGTTTTCTCTGCAGTGGCTGTTAATGATGAACAACTTGAAAGCGATCCTGCAGAGATCGTAATTAAAAGCGGAAGACCGGAAGCAAAAAGGAATATATGGATCGTAACCATCGGGGTCAATAAATACGCTATCGCCGACCTCAACCTTGACTACGCAAGGCCGGACGCTCAATCCCTGTATAAATATTTTGACGAAAACACCCAACTCATGGTCAATAAGAAAAAACTACTTGCCCTGTACGACGAAAAAGCAAGCAGCCAAAGTATCAATAAAGTTTTCAACACCTTGCAATACATTCCACGTGATGACCTTGTCGTAATCTACATGGCCGGACACGGTATTATTGTGGACGACGAATGGTACTTCCTGCCTTCTAATATTAATGCGGCAAGTGAGGAGCAGGTTCTCAAAAACGGTATTTCCACCAAAGAATTAAAACAACATGTAGAGTCCGTGGGTGCGGACCGGGTAGTGCTTTTTCTTGACGCCTGCCAATCCGGTGGAGCTCTCTCACCGATCAAAAACTTCAAGGGCATTAAGTCCTTGAGGATGCTTGCCCGTGATGTGGGAGTACATATTCTGGCTGCAACAGACCGCGAACAATTCGCTGTAGAGTTGGAATCCCTCGGACACGGTGTTTTCACCTATTCCTTGCTCCACGCTCTGGATGGTAAAAATATCAAATCCAAAACTGATGATCAGATAATCACAATTCGTGAAATAATGACCGCTGTGGAAAGAGAGGTTCCGGCACTAAGCAAAAAATTTGCCAACTACGCCCAGTTCCCGGTTTCCCATTCTCGTGGTAATGACTTTAACCTGCTGAAAAAATAA
- a CDS encoding protein kinase domain-containing protein, with translation MYKVGDTVLGKYIIDEALDMGGGMADIYFGHNKDLGFKVVIKRLKKNFVENKSVREKFKIEAVTQSNIDHPGIVKVIDFDSDNYCMVMEYVQGKEMSDCMDAPMQQKVDMFIQAFKALQAAHEIGVVHRDIKPANMFVTNKGQVKVADFGIAKLIGEENSEMTTMGVGTASYMSPEQIRGEMVNESSDIYSMGVVMYYLLTGKRPFKGNTPQLTAMMHINDQPPTFEEMGSTDIPPQLEQVVQKCLNKNPKDRYENCTAVATELKEILESWDSPAASSKKGGQGISKGLIAGIAVIIVGIAAAAFFFISKGQEPTPPAKPKTAQIEIDSPAKQAEPEPAPKKVQPEPQHEAVTETPVVTQQEQDREEIKTEVKSDAPEIPFRLTPMPPALKSESRYFVVEVEGKAPSSETMVEAHEKALLEARRNGLQQARRFAQLHYGTKAAHNWYNLIFPDNINEIELMDIKQGQKKLNGEYIIKGKASVPFKAVFSSDKTERYEYSSKDGLLMNRLWTDRSSYPKGAHINVIMQGNKDYYCLVAFVASTGEIIRLLPNSNRTEKIFKAGTMYRIPNSEDAFSLEVAPPYGTERIVLFSSTVPLGNVELQNVGDSLSLFSGTLNEFRHKLMDLKISPENSAEFFEGTWEVTTGP, from the coding sequence ATGTACAAAGTGGGCGACACTGTACTCGGTAAATACATAATCGATGAAGCTCTGGATATGGGCGGCGGTATGGCCGACATTTATTTCGGCCATAACAAGGATCTTGGGTTCAAGGTCGTAATCAAACGGCTTAAGAAGAATTTCGTTGAAAACAAATCCGTACGGGAAAAATTCAAAATCGAGGCAGTCACACAGTCCAATATCGACCACCCGGGAATTGTAAAAGTTATTGATTTCGATTCCGATAATTACTGCATGGTAATGGAATACGTGCAGGGCAAAGAAATGAGCGACTGCATGGATGCTCCCATGCAGCAAAAAGTTGATATGTTCATCCAGGCATTCAAAGCCTTGCAGGCCGCACACGAAATAGGGGTGGTCCACCGGGACATAAAGCCCGCCAACATGTTTGTTACCAACAAAGGGCAGGTCAAGGTCGCAGATTTCGGGATAGCCAAACTCATTGGAGAAGAAAATTCCGAAATGACAACTATGGGAGTAGGAACCGCATCCTATATGTCCCCGGAACAGATTCGCGGAGAGATGGTCAACGAAAGTAGTGATATCTACTCCATGGGGGTGGTCATGTACTATCTGCTGACCGGGAAAAGACCTTTCAAAGGCAATACTCCGCAACTCACCGCCATGATGCATATAAATGATCAACCGCCCACTTTTGAGGAAATGGGCAGTACTGATATCCCCCCGCAACTGGAACAGGTCGTCCAGAAATGTTTAAACAAGAATCCGAAAGACCGTTATGAAAACTGCACCGCCGTAGCAACGGAACTTAAAGAGATACTCGAATCCTGGGACTCTCCAGCCGCCAGCAGCAAAAAAGGCGGTCAGGGCATATCCAAAGGCCTGATCGCAGGAATTGCCGTGATCATTGTGGGCATCGCTGCCGCCGCCTTCTTCTTTATTTCAAAGGGACAGGAGCCTACCCCCCCTGCAAAACCGAAAACAGCACAAATTGAAATAGATTCCCCTGCCAAACAGGCTGAGCCTGAACCGGCCCCGAAAAAGGTTCAGCCAGAACCTCAGCACGAAGCAGTCACAGAGACTCCTGTAGTTACCCAACAGGAACAGGACAGGGAAGAAATCAAGACAGAGGTAAAATCAGATGCCCCTGAAATTCCATTTCGTCTGACACCTATGCCTCCGGCACTTAAATCTGAGTCACGCTACTTTGTTGTCGAAGTCGAGGGCAAGGCACCAAGTTCAGAAACCATGGTAGAGGCACATGAAAAGGCGTTGCTTGAAGCCAGACGTAACGGACTGCAACAGGCAAGACGGTTCGCACAGCTGCACTACGGAACCAAGGCAGCACACAACTGGTACAACCTCATTTTTCCTGACAACATCAATGAAATAGAGCTGATGGATATCAAGCAGGGTCAAAAGAAACTTAATGGAGAGTACATTATTAAAGGCAAGGCCAGTGTTCCTTTCAAGGCTGTATTCAGTTCCGATAAAACAGAACGCTACGAATACAGCAGCAAAGACGGTCTACTTATGAACAGGCTCTGGACAGACCGCTCCTCCTACCCGAAAGGAGCGCATATCAACGTGATTATGCAGGGCAACAAAGATTATTATTGCCTTGTCGCCTTTGTTGCCTCCACAGGGGAAATCATCCGTCTACTGCCCAACTCCAACCGGACGGAAAAAATCTTCAAGGCCGGAACCATGTACAGGATTCCTAACTCGGAAGATGCTTTTTCTCTTGAGGTCGCTCCTCCCTACGGAACAGAACGCATAGTGCTTTTTTCATCGACAGTACCGTTGGGGAACGTTGAATTACAGAATGTGGGAGACAGCCTGAGTCTTTTCAGCGGGACCCTAAATGAATTCCGGCACAAACTGATGGATCTTAAAATCAGTCCAGAAAATTCCGCAGAGTTCTTTGAAGGCACTTGGGAAGTGACAACAGGTCCTTAA
- a CDS encoding autotransporter outer membrane beta-barrel domain-containing protein — protein MKLNNYLKCALLLIAMLLCIPGVGQVKAETSSSSSYDSSSPVCEQVVTREEKAAETARTTTQIISTRVMNVFAPSPKVSTSTSGVNSGDAFGELGMGVWALGAYSETYVNKSGYRSDSDVGIAMMGVDKLLLDDKLAVGIAAGYENTWSKITATGYKEDGSGYSVSPYAAYRVNDAFTVKGMFSATFTDYDANANNPDYSGTRLVGDVSGEYAWRIAGFITSFEAGFMYMNEDYNHNIEDTYLGEGRLSGRVSYAFDNGFEPYFRGTFYQELINNNRAHMEDHLWEGALGLNYYIGSFAISAEGYGAANEDKNNVGGSLLVRFDF, from the coding sequence ATGAAACTTAACAATTATCTCAAATGCGCGTTGCTGCTAATAGCGATGCTTCTTTGCATTCCCGGAGTCGGGCAGGTGAAAGCTGAAACGTCCAGCTCCAGCTCTTACGACTCCAGTTCTCCTGTATGTGAACAGGTTGTAACTAGGGAAGAAAAAGCTGCTGAAACAGCCCGTACAACCACCCAGATCATCTCAACCCGTGTTATGAACGTGTTCGCACCTTCTCCGAAAGTCAGCACCAGCACCAGCGGTGTGAACTCCGGTGATGCTTTCGGCGAACTCGGTATGGGCGTATGGGCTCTCGGTGCTTACTCCGAAACCTATGTGAACAAGTCCGGATACAGATCCGACTCCGACGTGGGTATTGCCATGATGGGTGTTGATAAACTCCTGCTTGACGACAAACTGGCAGTGGGTATCGCCGCCGGTTACGAAAACACCTGGAGTAAAATTACAGCTACCGGATACAAAGAAGACGGTTCCGGTTATTCTGTTTCTCCTTATGCTGCATACCGCGTAAATGACGCTTTTACAGTAAAAGGTATGTTCAGTGCCACTTTTACAGACTACGATGCCAACGCCAACAACCCGGATTACTCCGGCACCAGACTTGTCGGTGACGTAAGCGGTGAATATGCATGGCGTATCGCCGGTTTCATTACATCTTTCGAAGCTGGCTTCATGTACATGAATGAAGACTACAACCACAATATCGAAGACACCTATCTTGGGGAAGGTCGTCTTTCCGGTAGAGTCAGCTACGCATTTGACAACGGCTTTGAGCCTTACTTCCGTGGTACCTTCTATCAGGAACTTATCAACAACAATAGAGCGCACATGGAAGACCATCTCTGGGAAGGCGCTCTCGGTCTTAACTACTACATCGGAAGCTTCGCGATTTCTGCAGAAGGTTACGGCGCAGCCAACGAAGACAAAAACAACGTAGGTGGTTCCCTCCTGGTACGCTTCGACTTCTAA